From one Maritimibacter sp. DP1N21-5 genomic stretch:
- a CDS encoding phenylacetate--CoA ligase family protein — protein sequence MTHFDDLETRSADERAVDLAAALPRQIARAKALPGYAASLGQVNANTVTSVEALATLPVLRKSALGEAQKAHAPFGGFTTKPAQGFAHIFQSPGPIYEPGSIADDWWRIGRFLCAVGIGQGDIVQNCFSYHLTPAGMIFENGARAVGAAVVPAGVGQTELQVRAAADIGTTAYAGTPDYLKVILDKADEMGVRLGITKAAVGGGALFPSLRQEYADRGILCLQNYATADLGNVAYETPAQEGMIVDEGVIVEIVRPGTGDPVAPGEVGEVVVTSLNPDYPLIRFATGDLSAVMAGESPCGRTNTRIKGWMGRADQTTKIKGMFVRPEQVADFVAKHPEIARARVIATRVGEADAMRVQVEADGGDVAGFEASVIETLKLRGTVELVSPGSLPNDGKVIEDQRTYD from the coding sequence ATGACACATTTCGACGATCTCGAAACCCGGAGCGCTGATGAGCGTGCCGTGGACCTTGCCGCCGCCCTGCCGCGCCAGATCGCGCGGGCCAAGGCGCTGCCGGGCTATGCCGCGTCGCTGGGGCAGGTCAACGCAAACACCGTGACGAGCGTCGAGGCGCTCGCGACGCTGCCCGTCCTGCGCAAATCCGCGCTGGGCGAGGCGCAGAAGGCGCACGCGCCCTTCGGCGGCTTCACCACGAAGCCGGCGCAGGGCTTTGCCCATATCTTCCAAAGCCCCGGCCCGATCTATGAACCGGGCAGCATAGCGGACGACTGGTGGCGCATCGGGCGGTTTCTCTGCGCCGTCGGGATCGGGCAGGGCGACATCGTGCAGAACTGCTTTTCCTATCACCTGACACCCGCCGGCATGATCTTTGAAAACGGCGCGCGGGCGGTCGGGGCCGCGGTCGTGCCCGCGGGCGTGGGCCAGACCGAATTGCAGGTCCGCGCGGCCGCCGACATCGGGACCACCGCCTATGCGGGCACGCCGGATTACCTCAAGGTGATCCTCGACAAGGCAGACGAGATGGGCGTGCGTCTGGGGATCACCAAGGCGGCGGTCGGGGGTGGGGCGCTGTTTCCATCCCTGCGGCAGGAATACGCGGATCGCGGGATCCTTTGTCTTCAGAACTATGCCACGGCGGACCTTGGCAACGTCGCCTACGAGACACCCGCGCAGGAGGGGATGATCGTGGACGAGGGCGTGATCGTCGAGATCGTGCGCCCCGGCACCGGCGACCCGGTCGCCCCGGGCGAGGTGGGGGAGGTCGTGGTGACGTCGCTCAACCCCGATTACCCTTTGATCCGTTTCGCGACCGGCGATCTGTCGGCGGTCATGGCAGGCGAAAGCCCCTGTGGGCGGACCAACACGCGGATCAAGGGCTGGATGGGGCGCGCCGACCAGACGACCAAGATCAAGGGCATGTTCGTGCGCCCGGAACAGGTCGCGGATTTCGTCGCCAAGCACCCCGAAATCGCCCGCGCCCGGGTCATCGCGACCCGCGTCGGCGAGGCGGACGCGATGCGCGTTCAGGTCGAGGCCGATGGCGGCGACGTTGCCGGGTTCGAGGCGAGCGTCATCGAGACGCTCAAGCTGCGCGGCACGGTCGAGCTGGTATCGCCCGGGAGCCTGCCCAACGACGGCAAGGTGATCGAGGATCAGCGCACCTACGATTGA
- a CDS encoding ABC transporter ATP-binding protein yields the protein MSPATSPDSFQTPDGRTIGGVVMEMKNITLKFGGVVAIKDISFDIREGEIRAIIGPNGAGKSSMLNVISGFYVPQEGEVWFRGEKRPQMKPYQVAAQGIARTFQNIALFDGMSVLDNIMTGRLTKMNASLVSQAAWWGRAAREEYAHREQVEKIIDFLEIQNIRKTPVGRLPYGLKKRVELARALAAEPKLLLLDEPMAGMNVEEKEDMSRFILDVNDEFGTTIALIEHDMGVVMDLSDRVVVMDYGKKIGDGTPDEVRSNQAVIDAYLGVSHD from the coding sequence ATGAGCCCGGCAACGAGCCCCGACAGCTTCCAGACCCCAGACGGCCGCACCATCGGCGGCGTGGTGATGGAGATGAAGAACATCACGCTCAAGTTCGGCGGCGTCGTCGCGATCAAGGACATCTCCTTCGACATCCGCGAAGGCGAGATCCGCGCGATCATCGGTCCGAACGGCGCGGGCAAATCCTCGATGCTGAACGTCATCTCGGGGTTCTACGTGCCGCAGGAAGGCGAGGTCTGGTTCCGGGGCGAGAAGCGCCCGCAGATGAAGCCCTATCAGGTCGCCGCACAGGGCATCGCCCGGACCTTCCAGAACATTGCGCTTTTCGACGGGATGAGTGTGCTCGACAACATCATGACCGGTCGGCTGACGAAGATGAACGCGTCGCTCGTTTCCCAGGCCGCCTGGTGGGGCCGCGCTGCGCGCGAGGAATATGCCCACCGCGAACAGGTCGAGAAGATCATCGACTTCCTCGAGATCCAGAACATCCGCAAGACTCCGGTCGGACGACTGCCCTACGGCCTCAAGAAACGCGTCGAACTGGCCCGTGCGCTGGCCGCAGAGCCGAAGCTCCTTCTGCTAGACGAGCCGATGGCGGGCATGAACGTGGAGGAGAAAGAAGACATGTCGCGCTTCATCCTCGACGTGAATGACGAGTTCGGCACCACCATCGCGCTGATCGAACATGACATGGGCGTGGTCATGGACCTGTCCGACCGGGTGGTCGTGATGGACTACGGCAAGAAGATCGGTGACGGGACCCCGGACGAGGTGCGCTCGAACCAGGCCGTGATCGACGCCTATCTGGGGGTGTCCCATGACTGA
- a CDS encoding branched-chain amino acid ABC transporter permease, whose amino-acid sequence MIYREAGDFKTSYSKDGQTFPIRFDRVAYFTLLVVAFLVVPFVINSYWANAVLLPFLIYAIAALGLNILTGFAGQVSLGTGGFMAVGAYACYKLMTSFPDVSIAIHILLAGGITAIVGLLFGLPSLRIKGFYLAVATLAAQFFLVWLFNKVPWFYNYSASGQISSPERTVFGIAVTGPNTTPWAPYLFCLAFVVVLAWIARNLTRGAIGRKWMAIRDMDIAAEIIGVNPLMAKLSAFAVSSFFVGVAGALFFSVYLGAVEVGEAFGIQKSFLILFMIIIGGLGSIFGSFAGAAFMVLMPVLLKNVLVGGLGWPTDLAAHLEFMIVGGLIIVFLILEPHGLAALWRVTKEKLRLWPFPH is encoded by the coding sequence GTGATTTACCGCGAAGCCGGAGACTTCAAGACCTCCTATTCCAAGGATGGTCAGACCTTCCCGATCCGTTTCGACAGGGTCGCCTATTTCACCCTGCTCGTCGTGGCCTTCCTCGTCGTGCCCTTCGTGATCAACAGCTACTGGGCGAACGCGGTGCTGCTGCCGTTCCTGATCTATGCAATCGCCGCGCTCGGGCTGAACATCCTCACGGGGTTCGCCGGGCAGGTGTCTCTAGGCACGGGGGGCTTCATGGCGGTCGGCGCCTATGCCTGCTACAAGCTCATGACCTCCTTCCCGGACGTGAGCATCGCGATCCACATCCTGCTCGCGGGCGGGATCACGGCCATCGTGGGCCTGCTCTTCGGACTGCCCAGTCTGCGGATCAAGGGGTTCTACCTCGCGGTGGCGACGCTCGCGGCCCAGTTCTTCCTCGTCTGGCTCTTCAACAAGGTGCCGTGGTTTTACAACTACTCCGCCTCGGGCCAGATTTCCTCGCCGGAGCGGACCGTGTTCGGGATCGCCGTCACCGGCCCCAACACCACGCCCTGGGCGCCCTATCTGTTCTGTCTCGCATTCGTGGTCGTGCTGGCCTGGATCGCGCGCAACCTCACGCGCGGGGCGATCGGACGCAAATGGATGGCGATCCGCGACATGGACATCGCGGCCGAAATCATCGGGGTGAACCCGCTCATGGCCAAACTCTCGGCCTTCGCGGTCTCGTCCTTCTTCGTGGGCGTCGCCGGGGCGCTGTTCTTCTCGGTCTACCTGGGCGCGGTCGAGGTGGGCGAGGCTTTCGGCATCCAGAAGTCCTTCCTCATTCTCTTCATGATCATCATCGGCGGCCTCGGGTCGATCTTCGGGAGCTTCGCAGGCGCCGCCTTCATGGTGCTCATGCCCGTGCTCCTCAAGAACGTGCTCGTGGGCGGGCTTGGCTGGCCCACCGACCTCGCCGCGCATCTGGAGTTCATGATCGTGGGCGGGCTGATCATCGTCTTTCTGATCCTCGAACCCCACGGGCTGGCCGCCCTGTGGCGGGTCACAAAGGAAAAGCTGCGGCTCTGGCCGTTCCCGCACTAG
- a CDS encoding branched-chain amino acid ABC transporter permease, translating into MPDQLLFAMEVTLNGLMAGVLYSLVALGFVLIFKASGIFNYSQGVMALFAALTLVGIQDGQVPFSHLINAIFGTNLHHFGWHTPAILAIALTVLVMVAFAWIVERYILRHLVNQPDIILFMATIGLAYFMEGFGDLMWGADIKKLDVGLPQGINVAIDDTTFNWFGYGFFIDNLDIAATVVAVILVVSLTVFSQYSKQGRALRAVADDHQAALSVGISLRYIWVLVWAIAGFVALVAGIMWGSKSGVQFSLSLIALKALPVLMLGGFTSIPGAIVGGLIIGVGEKLFEFTIGPLVGGATENWFAYVLALLFLVFRPQGLFGEKIIERV; encoded by the coding sequence ATGCCTGACCAGCTTCTCTTCGCCATGGAAGTCACCCTGAACGGTCTCATGGCCGGGGTGCTCTATTCCCTCGTCGCGCTCGGCTTCGTGCTGATCTTCAAGGCGTCGGGCATCTTCAACTATTCCCAGGGCGTCATGGCGCTCTTCGCCGCGCTCACGCTCGTCGGCATCCAGGACGGGCAGGTGCCGTTTTCCCACCTGATCAACGCGATCTTCGGGACCAACCTGCATCACTTCGGCTGGCATACGCCGGCGATCCTAGCCATCGCGCTGACGGTGCTGGTCATGGTCGCCTTCGCCTGGATCGTGGAGCGCTACATCCTGCGCCATCTCGTGAACCAGCCCGACATCATCCTGTTCATGGCGACGATCGGGCTTGCCTATTTCATGGAAGGTTTCGGCGACCTCATGTGGGGCGCGGACATCAAGAAGCTCGACGTGGGCCTGCCGCAGGGGATCAACGTCGCGATCGACGACACGACCTTCAACTGGTTCGGCTACGGGTTCTTCATCGACAATCTCGATATCGCCGCGACCGTGGTTGCCGTGATCCTCGTCGTGTCGCTCACCGTCTTCTCGCAATACTCGAAACAGGGCCGTGCGCTGCGCGCCGTGGCCGACGATCACCAGGCCGCGCTGTCGGTCGGGATTTCGCTCCGCTACATCTGGGTCCTAGTCTGGGCGATCGCGGGCTTCGTCGCGCTCGTCGCCGGTATCATGTGGGGCTCGAAGTCGGGCGTGCAGTTCTCGCTCTCGCTGATCGCGCTCAAGGCGCTTCCGGTGCTCATGCTCGGCGGCTTCACCTCGATCCCCGGCGCCATCGTGGGCGGGCTGATCATCGGGGTGGGCGAGAAACTGTTCGAGTTCACCATCGGACCGCTCGTCGGCGGCGCCACCGAGAACTGGTTCGCCTATGTGCTGGCGCTTCTGTTCCTCGTCTTCCGGCCTCAGGGCCTGTTCGGCGAGAAGATCATCGAGAGGGTGTGA
- a CDS encoding ABC transporter substrate-binding protein codes for MKTKLALLALGTAMAATPALAELTFTALSYRTGPYAANGIPFADGYQDYFTLLNERDGGIGGEMINLVECETGYNTEKGVECYESTKGSGALVYQPLSTGITYQLIPKATADGIPVHSMGYGRTSAKNGEVFNWIFNYPANYWDGASVAIKYLLDENGGSLEGKKVALVYHNSAYGKEPIRTLQELGAKHGYELIELPVDAPGQEQKSQWLQIRRDQPDYVLMWGWGVMNQVAIQEAVNIRFPMENFIGIWWSGSENDVLPAGEGANGYKALTFHNVGSDYPVFDDIQQYVVDTGKAAGAGDQIGTALYNRGLYAAMLAAEAAKTAQEMHGTAAINAAQMRDGMENLSITEAKMTELGLPNFGPEFDVTCQNHGGNGYAAVAQWDAAAGSWSLITDYMQADLDVIDPLVAEDSAAYAAESGTTPGCM; via the coding sequence ATGAAGACCAAACTGGCCCTACTGGCTCTGGGCACCGCGATGGCGGCGACCCCCGCGCTGGCCGAACTCACGTTCACCGCACTGAGCTATCGCACCGGCCCCTATGCCGCGAACGGCATCCCCTTTGCGGATGGCTATCAGGATTATTTCACGCTGCTCAACGAACGTGACGGCGGCATCGGCGGCGAGATGATCAACCTCGTCGAATGCGAAACCGGCTACAACACCGAGAAGGGTGTCGAATGCTACGAGTCCACCAAGGGCTCCGGCGCGCTGGTCTATCAGCCGCTCTCCACCGGCATCACCTACCAGCTCATCCCGAAAGCGACGGCTGACGGTATCCCGGTCCATTCGATGGGCTATGGCCGCACCTCGGCCAAGAACGGCGAAGTCTTCAACTGGATCTTCAACTATCCCGCCAACTACTGGGACGGGGCTTCGGTCGCGATCAAGTATCTGCTGGATGAAAACGGCGGCTCGCTCGAGGGCAAGAAGGTCGCGCTGGTCTATCACAACTCCGCCTATGGCAAGGAACCGATCCGCACGCTGCAGGAGCTTGGCGCCAAGCACGGCTACGAGCTCATCGAACTGCCCGTCGACGCGCCCGGCCAGGAACAGAAGTCCCAGTGGCTCCAGATCCGCCGCGACCAGCCCGACTATGTCCTGATGTGGGGCTGGGGCGTGATGAACCAGGTCGCCATTCAGGAAGCGGTCAACATCCGCTTCCCGATGGAGAATTTCATCGGCATCTGGTGGTCCGGTTCGGAAAACGACGTGCTGCCCGCCGGTGAAGGTGCCAATGGCTACAAGGCGCTGACCTTCCACAACGTCGGGTCGGACTACCCGGTTTTCGACGACATCCAACAGTATGTGGTCGATACCGGCAAGGCCGCCGGTGCGGGCGACCAGATCGGCACCGCGCTCTACAACCGGGGGCTCTATGCCGCCATGCTCGCCGCCGAGGCCGCCAAGACCGCGCAGGAAATGCACGGCACCGCAGCCATCAACGCGGCGCAGATGCGCGACGGGATGGAGAACCTCTCGATCACCGAAGCGAAGATGACCGAGCTCGGCCTGCCGAACTTCGGGCCCGAGTTCGACGTGACCTGCCAGAACCACGGCGGCAATGGCTATGCGGCCGTGGCGCAGTGGGATGCGGCGGCCGGAAGCTGGAGCCTGATCACCGACTACATGCAGGCCGATCTCGACGTGATCGACCCGCTGGTGGCCGAAGACAGCGCGGCCTATGCGGCCGAAAGCGGCACCACGCCGGGCTGCATGTAA
- a CDS encoding ABC transporter ATP-binding protein, protein MLDAQPVKAETVLEVNNIEVIYNHVILVLKGVSLKVPKGGITALLGGNGAGKTTTLKAISNLLHSERGEVTKGSIVYRGERVQDLSPADLVQKGVIQVMEGRHCFEHLTVEENLLTGAYTRRASRGDIDADLNMVYDYFPRLKERRKSQAGYTSGGEQQMVAIGRALMSRPETILLDEPSMGLAPQLVEQIFEIVKSLNEGEGYTFLLAEQNTNVALRYAHYGYILESGRVVMDGPAKDLRENPDVKEFYLGMSDEGRKSFRDVRSYRRRKRWLA, encoded by the coding sequence ATGCTGGACGCCCAACCTGTGAAAGCCGAAACCGTGCTCGAGGTGAACAACATCGAGGTGATCTACAACCACGTGATCCTCGTTCTGAAGGGCGTGTCGCTCAAGGTGCCGAAGGGCGGCATCACCGCTCTTCTGGGCGGCAATGGCGCGGGCAAGACCACGACGCTGAAAGCAATTTCCAACCTGCTCCATTCCGAACGCGGCGAGGTGACCAAGGGCTCGATTGTCTACCGTGGTGAAAGGGTGCAGGACCTGTCGCCCGCCGATCTGGTGCAGAAGGGCGTCATCCAGGTGATGGAGGGCCGGCATTGTTTCGAACACCTGACGGTCGAGGAAAACCTGCTCACCGGCGCCTATACCCGTCGCGCCTCGCGAGGCGACATCGATGCCGACCTGAACATGGTCTATGACTATTTCCCCCGCCTGAAGGAACGGCGCAAATCGCAGGCGGGCTATACCTCGGGTGGCGAGCAGCAGATGGTCGCGATCGGTCGCGCGCTTATGTCGCGGCCCGAGACGATCCTGCTGGACGAACCCTCGATGGGTCTCGCGCCGCAGCTTGTCGAACAGATCTTCGAGATCGTGAAATCGCTCAACGAAGGCGAGGGATATACCTTCCTCCTCGCCGAACAGAACACCAACGTGGCGCTGCGCTATGCCCATTACGGCTATATCCTTGAATCCGGTCGCGTCGTGATGGACGGACCGGCAAAGGACCTGCGCGAGAACCCGGATGTGAAAGAGTTCTACCTCGGCATGTCGGACGAAGGCCGCAAGTCCTTCCGCGACGTGCGCTCCTACCGCCGCCGCAAGCGGTGGCTGGCATGA